AGTCGATCCCGATCTCGCGTGCTCATCTTTAGCATCTCCTCGCTCCGTCGCAGGTTTCCACTCCAGTGTGGGCGAACCTGTCCCGAAGGAGGACATTTCTATATCAACCAACCCGGACATTTCTATATCAAGACTACACTTGCGGAACCGAGGGGGAACCGCACTGGCGGGGAGATGCGGATCGGCGGATGCGCGGAGCGGCGGTGGCCTGCTCGCGGGGACGCTCACGACCGCGCGGCAATCACATGCGGCACGCGAGGGGCGGGGCGATGGAGGCATCGCCGCATGCCCGAAAGGTAGGGCGTACGTCGCCGCCGGGCGGCTGAAGCCGCGGGCTACGAATGCGCGAAGCCCGCTGCGCGGGCTGCTGCCGTGACGCCGTTCCGTTTCTCCGGCCATCACGCCTGCCGATACCGGTCAATGGTCGGCGGCCGACATCGATGGAAACGTGAGCACCCGGTTCGCATCTGCCGCGCGACGGAGCCCGACGCGGACCAAATTCCCGGAAGCAGCCGCAAGCGGCTTCGCGCCGTCGTAGCCCCGCGGGTTTACCCGCCAGGGCGATGCTGCCCGCGCCGCATCTTCGGCGAAACCCGACGCTTCGCCGCCGCCGGGTGATCGGCATTGCGGAATCTCGATGGCGCCCGACGGCTCGACGGAGGATCGGTGCGAGCCGCCAAGCCCTATTCCTCCCCGATCCCGTAGAACCGCCGTGCGTTCGCGGACGTGAGCGCGGCGAACGCGTCGGCATCTTCCCCGCGCATCTCGGCGGCACGGGCGGCGGTGAAGGCGACGAAGGCGGGCTCGTTCGTCTTGCCGCGGTGCGGGACGGGGGCGAGGTACGGCGAGTCGGTTTCGACCAGGATGCGGTCCACGGGAACCGCGCGGACGAGGTCGGCACCCTCGTACTTCTTGAAGGTGATCAGGCCGGAGAAGGAGATGTGCCAGCCCGCGTCCAGAGCCTCGTCCATCAGCTCGCGGTCGCCCACGAAGCAGTGCAGCACCCCGCGCGCCCCGCCCTTCCACTCGCGCACCATCTCCCGCACGTCATCGTCCGCCTCGCGGCAGTGGACGACGACCGGCTTCCCCGTCTCGGCAGAGAGGGCCAGGTGGCGCTCGAACGAGGCGCGCTGCACTCCGCGCGGCGCGTGGTCGTAGAAGTA
This genomic stretch from Longimicrobiaceae bacterium harbors:
- a CDS encoding TatD family hydrolase produces the protein MNLTDTHAHLADERILPVVDEVVERARAAGVATIVSIATDAEDSRTCLELAERFPGVYSTAGIHPHAAGTASDETLSTVAELLRHPRVVAVGETGLDYFYDHAPRGVQRASFERHLALSAETGKPVVVHCREADDDVREMVREWKGGARGVLHCFVGDRELMDEALDAGWHISFSGLITFKKYEGADLVRAVPVDRILVETDSPYLAPVPHRGKTNEPAFVAFTAARAAEMRGEDADAFAALTSANARRFYGIGEE